From the genome of Cyanobium sp. ATX 6F1:
GGCCCCGCAACAGCACGTAGAGCAGCAACGCCAGCACACCGAAGCGGCCCGACATGGATGTGTGCAATCCGAACGGTCCGGTCATCGGTAGTAGGGGGGCGCGGGAGCCGATCCGTCTTGGCTCAAGGCTTTCGCTCTACTCACACCCTTTGAATCAATCATGGCCCACGTCAACCGTTCACTGACCAAGAGCCTCGCCCTGGCCCTGATCGGTGCCTCCGCGCTCAGCGGTGCCGCTCTCCATGCCGAGTCCATGTCCAAGCCGGATGGTGGCGCGATGATGAAGAAGGAAGGTGCCGGAATGATGGCGCCCGCCGCGATGATCCAAGGCACGTTCCGCAAGGCCGAAGCGCCAGTCAGCGGTGGCTTCACGATCAAGAAGGAGGGAAGCGGCAAGGTGCTCGTCTTGAGCAGCGATTTCAAGACCAACGACATGGCCCCGGATCTCAAGGTGATCTTCAGCCCCTCGAGCACCCCCCTGGCCAGCACCAAAGCCCCCGGTTTCCCGCTCAAGCCCGGCAGCTACACGATCCTGGCGTCGCTGAAGTCGAGCTCCGGTGCCCAGACTTACGCAATCCCCGCCTCGGTCGATCTGAAGGCCCAGGGATCGGTGTTGATCTGGTGCAAGAAGTTCAACGCCACCATGGCCTGGGCGCCCCTGAAGCCCTGAACAACCCATGTTGCAGACCATCGATTGGCTCTGGTTGTTGCACCCCGCCCTGGCGGTGGTGCTCGTCTACCCCTTGCTCGGCATGGTGCTGCGGTTGGCGCAGCAGACCCGGGACCGGCGTCTCAACCAGGCCAAGCTGCCGCCCACCGTGGGGCGCGACCATGCCGACCTAGGCCAGTGGCTGGCGACGTCGGTGGTGGCCATCGTGCTGATCGCCCTGGGGGTGGTGATCGCCACCAAGCATCCCCTTGGCGCCTTTGAAGGCGGACCGTTCCGGTTGCTGCTCCTGCTCATGGTGCTGGCCGGATCGGTGGGAGCGCTGGTGGCCCTGGGCCGCGTCAAACAGCCGCTGTACCGGGCCACCTTTGCGTTGCTCTGCTGGGCGGGCGTGCTCGCCCTGGGGATGCAGCCGGAGGTGTTCCGCCTCAGCGACAACCCCTTCACCCTCCCTTTCTGGCAATCGCACTTCTGGGGCGGGGCCGGCCTCACCGGGCTGATGCTGTTCTCGGTGGCCTGCCGCCCCGAGATCCACAAGCACCTGCGCTGGCGGCGGTGGCACCTCAGTGCCAATGTGCTGGCGGCCCTGATCTTCCTGGCCCAGGGGATCAGCGGGCCCCGGGATCTGCTCGAGATTCCGCTCGGCTGGCAGAAGCCGGCCGTCTACGCCTGTGATTTCCAGGCCCAGCGCTGTCCCACCCCCGTGCCTTTGGCCGCTCCTTAAGGATTCATCCCGACCGCCGGATTCATGTCCTTCCGTTCGCCGGCTCCTTCGATGGCCCGCCGCCGCCATTGGCAGTCCCTGGGTGTTCAGCACAGCCCCTGGCAACGGCTCTGGCGTCAGCCGGTGTCGATGGTGATGCGCATGCCCTGGCCGCTGTTCTTCCTGGCGATGACCGGGCTGTATCTGGCCGAATTGGTGGTGTTCACCCTGGCCTTTCAGCTGGATGCCGGCCACCTGGAGGGCATGGGGGCGATGGGCCTGCCCGCCAGCCTGGTCTTTGCCCTGCAGAACCTGTTCAGCGCCAGCTTCCGCGCCGCCGAGTTGACGTCGGGCTATGGCCTCGCCGTGGCGGCCATCGAACGGCTGGTGGGTCTGCTCACCAACGCGATGGTGACTGGCCTGTTCTTCCTGCGCTTCACCCGGGTGGACGCGCCGCTCACCTTCAGCCGGGCCCTTTGCCTGAGCTCCTGGTCCGGCGGGCACCTCAGCTGCCGCTTCGTCACCACAGATCCCAGCCACTGGCTGAAGGTGTCCTACGGGATGTTCCTCTTCCAGGATGAGGAAATCGAACCTGGGGTAGTGCAGCGGCGGGTCGAGGCCCTGCCGGTGCTCAACGGCCAGACCCCCCAGCTGCAGGTCACGGCGGTGATCAGCCACCGGCTCTCGCCGGACAGCCCGCTGCGGCGGCTGGGCCTGGATGGGCTGCAGCGGGCCAATGGGCTGCTGATGGTGCAGGTGGAGGGCACCGACGCGGTGACGGGAGCCCCGCTGCTGCAGATCAACGCTTACCGCCCCGACGACATCCGCGTGGGCGAGGTGTTCGCCGATCTGGTCAGCCTTGACGCCTCCGGGCGCCGCCAGGTGGACCTCGACGCCCTCGATCGCACCCGCCCTCACCCATGACCCTGCTGCTCTTGGCCTATCTGGGGGGTGCGCTCACCCTGCTGAGTGCCTGCATCCTTCCAGTGCTCCCCTTCGTGTTCGCCCGCGCGGGCGAGCCGTTCCTGACCCATGGCCTGCCCCTGCTGGGGGGCATGGCGTTGAGCTTTGCGTCCGTCGGGTCGCTCGCCGCCGTGGCCGGCGGCTGGGCCGTCCAGGCCAGTCAGTTCGGGCGTGCCGCGGCGCTGTTGCTGATGGCGCTGTTCGGGCTGTCGCTGCTGTTTCCTGCCCTGGCTGAGCGCCTGGGTCGGCCCCTGGTCCGGCTGGGGGAGCGCCTGTCGTGGCATGCAGAGGCGGGGGGCAGCCCCGGGCGCCCGGTGGGCTCCTCGCTGCTGCTCGGTGTAGCTGTGGGTCTGCTCTGGGCCCCCTGCGCCGGTCCGATCCTGGGCCTGATCCTCACCGGTGCCGTGGTCGGGGGTGCCGGCGTCCGGACGCCCCTGCTGCTGCTCGCCTACGGCCTCGGTGCCGCCAGCTCCCTGGCCCTGGTGCTGCTGGCCGGCGGGAGGCTGGCGGCGGCCCTGAGGCGCACGGCGGCGGCCACCGCCTGGATCCGCCGCGGCCTGGGCGGTGCCGTGCTGGTGGCCGTGGGCGTGATCGCCCTGGGGCTGGAGCAGGCCTCGCTGGCCCGCTTTGCGTTTGCCGACACGGGTGCTTTGGAGCGGGCGCTGCTGGCACAGGTTCAGCCCGCTGGCAGTAGCCCGAAGCCGGCTGGAACCGCCAGCAACCTGCCGGTGCTGGGCACCCTGCCACCCTTTCCGAAGGGGTCCGCCTGGCTCCATTCCCCGCCGCTGAGCCGCGATCAGCTCTGGGGCAAGGTGGTGCTGATCGACATCTGGACCTATTCCTGCATCAACTGCGTGCGCACGCTGCCCCATGTTCGGGCCTGGGCGCAGAAGTACAAGGACCACGGTCTTGTCGTGATCGGTGTGCACACGCCGGAATTTGCCTTCGAGCGCGACCTTGCCAACGTGCGGGAGGCCTCGAAGCGTCTTGGGGTGAGCTATCCGGTGGTGATCGACAACGACTACGCGATCTGGAAGGCGTTCAACAACAACTACTGGCCCGCCTTCTATTTCATCGACGCCCAGGGGCGCATCCGCGCCACCCACTTCGGAGAAGGCGCCTACGACAGATCGGAGCGGATCCTCCAGAGCCTGCTGCGGGAGGCCGGCCAGACCAACATTCCGGGCGGTCTGGTGCAGCCCTGGGCCCGCTGAGGCTGCCGCGAGGTTCGGGGGCTTCGCCATGATCGGTTGATGCAGGATTCATCCCCCCGGCTCAGCCACCTCAACCCCCGCGGCGAGGTGCACATGGTGGAGGTGGGCGATCGCCCCGCCACCGACCGCCGCGCCGTGGCCGAGGGGTTCATCGCGATCGCAGCGCCGGTGCTGGAGTCGATCCTCTCGGGTACCGCCGCCAAGGGCGATGTGCTGGCGGTGGCGCGGGTGGCGGCGATCCAGGCGGCCAAGCGCACCTGGGAGCTGATCCCCCTCTGCCACCCGATTGCCCTGACCGGCCTTGAGGTGCGGATCGAACCCGCAGGCGATGGCTCCGGCCTGCGCCTGGAGGCCACGGCCCGCACCACCGG
Proteins encoded in this window:
- a CDS encoding DM13 domain-containing protein; protein product: MAHVNRSLTKSLALALIGASALSGAALHAESMSKPDGGAMMKKEGAGMMAPAAMIQGTFRKAEAPVSGGFTIKKEGSGKVLVLSSDFKTNDMAPDLKVIFSPSSTPLASTKAPGFPLKPGSYTILASLKSSSGAQTYAIPASVDLKAQGSVLIWCKKFNATMAWAPLKP
- a CDS encoding cytochrome c biogenesis protein DipZ, with protein sequence MTLLLLAYLGGALTLLSACILPVLPFVFARAGEPFLTHGLPLLGGMALSFASVGSLAAVAGGWAVQASQFGRAAALLLMALFGLSLLFPALAERLGRPLVRLGERLSWHAEAGGSPGRPVGSSLLLGVAVGLLWAPCAGPILGLILTGAVVGGAGVRTPLLLLAYGLGAASSLALVLLAGGRLAAALRRTAAATAWIRRGLGGAVLVAVGVIALGLEQASLARFAFADTGALERALLAQVQPAGSSPKPAGTASNLPVLGTLPPFPKGSAWLHSPPLSRDQLWGKVVLIDIWTYSCINCVRTLPHVRAWAQKYKDHGLVVIGVHTPEFAFERDLANVREASKRLGVSYPVVIDNDYAIWKAFNNNYWPAFYFIDAQGRIRATHFGEGAYDRSERILQSLLREAGQTNIPGGLVQPWAR
- a CDS encoding DUF4079 domain-containing protein, encoding MQTIDWLWLLHPALAVVLVYPLLGMVLRLAQQTRDRRLNQAKLPPTVGRDHADLGQWLATSVVAIVLIALGVVIATKHPLGAFEGGPFRLLLLLMVLAGSVGALVALGRVKQPLYRATFALLCWAGVLALGMQPEVFRLSDNPFTLPFWQSHFWGGAGLTGLMLFSVACRPEIHKHLRWRRWHLSANVLAALIFLAQGISGPRDLLEIPLGWQKPAVYACDFQAQRCPTPVPLAAP